From the genome of Hyphobacterium sp. CCMP332:
CAGCCCGCCACAATGTTGACGATCCGGTCCGGGACCACGATCACTTTGCGCACTGTAAGGCCTTCCAGCGAACGCGCCACCCCCGGATCGGCCAGAGCCGTTTTTTCGGCCACGTCCTTGTCCGAGCCCTTGGGTAATTCGATCTCGCCGCGGCGCTTGCCATTGACCTGAACGGCGATCGTGACGGTGTTGTCCACCAACAGGGCAGGATCGGCTTCCGGCCAGGCGGCGGTCGCGACGATACCGTTCAGCCCCAGACGCTCCCAGCAGGCTTCGGCCAGATGTGGCATGAAGGGCGAGATCAGCTGGGCGAGCAGCGTCAGCGCCTCTTTTTGCGCCGCCTTGTCGGCCGCGTTCGCGGGCAGGAATTTGCGCAGCGCATTGACCAGATCATGCACCTTTGCCACCGCCGAATTGAAGCGGAAGCCTTCAATCGCCTCCGTCACATCGCGCACCGAGCGATGAGCCGTCTTGCGCAGCTCCAGACCGTCTGCGCTGACGCCGGACATGTCGGTCGCGTCCGTGCCATCAAAGCCGTCGACCACGGTCCACAGGCGCTGGACAAACCGCCAGACGCCATCCACGCCGCCATCAGTATATTCAACATCGCGCTCGGGCGGGCTGTCGGACAGGACGAACCAGCGCGCCGCATCTGCGCCATAGGTGTCGATGAAGTCATCGAGATCGACGACATTCTTCTTCGACTTCGACATCTTCTCGATCGCGCCGACGGTGACCGGACGTCCGGTTTCAAGCTCGACCAACTGGCCGTCGCTGTCCCCGATTTCGGTCGGGGCCAGCCATTTGCCGCTCTCGGACTTGTAGGTCTCGTGCGTGACCATGCCTTGCGTGAACAGGCCGGCAAAGGGTTCGCCGGAGGGCAGATCGATCAGCCCGCAATCATGCAGGGCGCGGGTAAAGAAGCGCGCATAGAGCAGGTGCAGAATGGCATGCTCGATCCCGCCGACATATTGATCGACCGGCATCCAGCGCCGGGCCGCTTCCGGATCAAACGGCCTGTCCTCGCACCAGGGCGAGGTAAAGCGCAGGAAATACCAGGACGAGCAGACAAAGGTGTCCAGCGTATCGGTCTCGCGCTTTGCCGCCTGACCGCATTGCGGACAATCGACATTGCGCCAGCTCTCATGCCGGTCGAGCGGATTGCCCGGCGTGTCAAACGTCACATCGCGGGGCAATTCCACCGGCAATTGGTCCGCCGGCACCGGTACCGTCCCACAGCTTCCACAATGGATGATCGGGATCGGACAGCCCCAATAGCGCTGCCGTGAAACCAGCCAGTCGCGCAGCCGGTAATTGGTCGCGCCCTGACCCAGACCGCGCTTTTCCAGCTCTTCAATCGCGCGCTCGATGGCAGCCTCTGTGGTCAATCCGTCGAGGAAGCGCGAATTATAGATGGTGCCGTGATCGGTATAGGCTTCGGTATCGATGGTGTGCGTGGCCGCATCGGCGTCCGGCGGCAGCACGACCGGGGTCACCGGCAGATTGTATTTCCGTGCAAAATCAAGATCGCGCTGATCACCCGCAGGCGAACCGAAAATCGCGCCAGTGCCATAGGTCGACAGCACGAAATTGGCCGACCAGACCGGGATTTCCCAGCTATCATCAAACGGGTGCAGCACCTTCACATGCAGATCAATGCCCTTTTTCGGGGCTTTCTCGATTTCCTCCGCCGTGGTGCCGGCGGCCGCACAATCGCGCGCGAACTTGTCGACCAGCGGATCATCCTGGGCCAATGCGGCCGTGATCGAATGATCGGAGGCCAGCGCCAGAAAGCTGGCGCCGAACAGCGTGTCGGGCCGCGTCGTGAAGACAGTGATGCCTTCACAGCCAAAGCGGTCCCTGTCGGCCGGATCGGCAAACGGGAAGGTCACATGGGCCCCGCGCGAACGGCCGATCCAGTTGGCCTGCATCAGGCGGACTTTATCCGGCCAGCGCTCCAGCGTTTCCAGCCCGTCCAGCAGGCTGTCGGCATAATCGGTGATTTTCAGGAAATACTGGTCGAGCTCGCGCTGGACGACCTGTGCGCCGGAGCGCCAGCCCTTGCCGTCGATGACCTGCTCATTGGCCAGAACGGTATGGTCGACCGGATCCCAATTGACCTTGGCCTTGCGGCGCTCGACGAGGCCTTGCTCGAAAAATTTCAGGAAAATCGCCT
Proteins encoded in this window:
- the leuS gene encoding leucine--tRNA ligase, whose product is MSRYNPREAEPKWQRVWAEEGVDRASREASDRPKYYVLEMFPYPSGKIHVGHSRNYAMGDVVARYKRARGFDVLHPMGWDAFGLPAENAARERNVHPRDWTLKNIQVMRGQLQRLGLALDWDREIATCEPDYYKHQQAIFLKFFEQGLVERRKAKVNWDPVDHTVLANEQVIDGKGWRSGAQVVQRELDQYFLKITDYADSLLDGLETLERWPDKVRLMQANWIGRSRGAHVTFPFADPADRDRFGCEGITVFTTRPDTLFGASFLALASDHSITAALAQDDPLVDKFARDCAAAGTTAEEIEKAPKKGIDLHVKVLHPFDDSWEIPVWSANFVLSTYGTGAIFGSPAGDQRDLDFARKYNLPVTPVVLPPDADAATHTIDTEAYTDHGTIYNSRFLDGLTTEAAIERAIEELEKRGLGQGATNYRLRDWLVSRQRYWGCPIPIIHCGSCGTVPVPADQLPVELPRDVTFDTPGNPLDRHESWRNVDCPQCGQAAKRETDTLDTFVCSSWYFLRFTSPWCEDRPFDPEAARRWMPVDQYVGGIEHAILHLLYARFFTRALHDCGLIDLPSGEPFAGLFTQGMVTHETYKSESGKWLAPTEIGDSDGQLVELETGRPVTVGAIEKMSKSKKNVVDLDDFIDTYGADAARWFVLSDSPPERDVEYTDGGVDGVWRFVQRLWTVVDGFDGTDATDMSGVSADGLELRKTAHRSVRDVTEAIEGFRFNSAVAKVHDLVNALRKFLPANAADKAAQKEALTLLAQLISPFMPHLAEACWERLGLNGIVATAAWPEADPALLVDNTVTIAVQVNGKRRGEIELPKGSDKDVAEKTALADPGVARSLEGLTVRKVIVVPDRIVNIVAG